From Bradyrhizobium symbiodeficiens, the proteins below share one genomic window:
- a CDS encoding translational machinery protein, translated as MPSHFHAVVWIDHSQARIFHLGLSGSDEITLHPQLATRHLHHKANAIGSGHAAPDKAFYGEVTKALADAGEILIIGPASAKTELASHIRASAPDIAKRIAAVEAADHPSDAEIVAYAKRHFKLPLPRVQAPG; from the coding sequence ATGCCCTCTCATTTTCACGCCGTGGTATGGATCGACCATTCGCAGGCCAGGATCTTCCATCTCGGCTTGAGCGGCTCGGACGAAATCACGTTGCATCCGCAACTGGCGACGCGTCACCTTCATCACAAGGCCAACGCAATCGGCAGCGGCCATGCCGCCCCTGACAAGGCGTTCTACGGCGAGGTGACCAAAGCCCTGGCCGATGCCGGTGAGATCCTCATCATCGGTCCGGCCAGCGCAAAGACGGAGCTTGCCAGCCACATTCGCGCGAGCGCACCCGATATCGCCAAGCGGATTGCCGCGGTGGAAGCCGCCGATCATCCCTCGGACGCCGAAATCGTCGCCTATGCGAAACGTCACTTCAAGCTGCCGCTGCCGCGTGTGCAGGCGCCGGGATAG
- a CDS encoding DUF192 domain-containing protein, translating into MNPDRKAVWSALKGWLAAVLVIAGCAVAGAPVSAASFQPLEIVTKNGVQVFSVEVATTEEEKRTGLMYRKELADGKGMLFDFNPEQEVSMWMKNTYVSLDMIFIGADGRILRIAENTEPMSTKIISSRGPARAVLEVVAGTAQKYGIRPGDRVGHPLFGSK; encoded by the coding sequence ATGAATCCTGATCGTAAGGCTGTCTGGTCCGCTCTGAAGGGCTGGCTTGCCGCCGTCCTCGTCATCGCCGGCTGTGCGGTTGCCGGCGCGCCCGTCAGCGCCGCCAGCTTCCAGCCGCTCGAGATCGTCACCAAGAACGGCGTGCAGGTGTTCTCGGTGGAGGTGGCGACGACCGAGGAGGAGAAACGGACCGGTCTGATGTACCGCAAGGAGCTGGCGGACGGCAAAGGCATGCTGTTCGACTTCAATCCCGAGCAGGAGGTGTCGATGTGGATGAAGAACACCTATGTCTCGCTGGACATGATCTTCATCGGTGCCGACGGCCGCATCCTGCGCATCGCCGAGAATACCGAGCCGATGTCGACCAAGATCATCTCGTCCCGCGGGCCTGCCCGGGCCGTGCTGGAGGTGGTGGCGGGAACGGCGCAGAAATACGGCATCCGGCCCGGCGACCGCGTCGGCCATCCGCTGTTCGGCAGCAAATAA
- a CDS encoding cold-shock protein encodes MGSSDGFESKKLGVPGQGVSPGRIAPGEHGGAGRDSALSPFSGLGEASANLVEVHGVIKWFDASKGYGFIVPDNGWPDVLLHVTVLRRDGFQTAYEGARIVVECIQRAKGYQAFRVVSMDESTAIHPAQMLPPRTHVTVTATSGLERAQVKWFNRLRGFGFLTCGEGTPDIFVHMETLRRFGMTELRPGQYVLVRFGPGSKGMMAAEIHPETGSPGLQSH; translated from the coding sequence ATGGGGTCGTCGGACGGATTTGAGTCCAAGAAGCTCGGGGTTCCCGGGCAGGGAGTCTCGCCCGGGCGGATCGCGCCGGGCGAACACGGCGGTGCCGGTCGCGACAGCGCGCTCAGTCCGTTCAGCGGGTTGGGGGAGGCCAGCGCCAATCTCGTCGAAGTCCACGGCGTCATCAAATGGTTCGACGCCTCCAAAGGCTACGGCTTCATCGTTCCCGACAACGGCTGGCCGGACGTGCTCCTGCACGTTACCGTGCTTAGGCGCGACGGCTTCCAGACCGCTTATGAGGGTGCCCGCATCGTCGTCGAGTGCATCCAGCGCGCCAAAGGTTACCAGGCGTTCCGCGTGGTCTCGATGGACGAGTCGACCGCGATCCATCCGGCGCAGATGCTGCCGCCGCGCACCCATGTCACGGTCACCGCGACCAGCGGGCTGGAACGGGCCCAGGTCAAATGGTTCAACCGGCTGCGCGGCTTCGGCTTCCTGACCTGCGGCGAGGGCACGCCCGACATCTTCGTCCACATGGAGACGCTGCGCCGCTTCGGCATGACCGAGCTCAGGCCCGGTCAATATGTCCTGGTCCGCTTCGGGCCCGGCTCCAAGGGCATGATGGCGGCCGAGATCCATCCCGAGACCGGTTCGCCGGGATTGCAGTCGCACTAA
- a CDS encoding SIR2 family NAD-dependent protein deacylase, which produces MIASDLQSGVERLGEMIAEARVIVPFTGAGISTECGIPDFRSPGGIWTRNRPIPFDEFVASQEARDESWRRRFAMEEVFAAAKPGRGHRALASLYRAGKVPAVITQNIDNLHQASGFAGEHVIELHGNTTYARCIGCGQAYPLDWVRHRFDGDGLAPNCTACDEPVKTATISFGQMMPDDEMQRATALSQACDLFIAIGSSLVVWPAAGFPMMAKNAGARLVIINREPTEQDDIADLVIHDDIGEALGPFVAN; this is translated from the coding sequence TTGATTGCATCGGATCTTCAGAGCGGCGTTGAACGGCTCGGCGAGATGATCGCCGAGGCGAGGGTCATCGTGCCGTTCACCGGCGCCGGCATTTCGACCGAATGCGGCATTCCCGACTTCCGCTCGCCGGGCGGAATCTGGACGCGCAACCGTCCGATCCCGTTCGACGAGTTTGTCGCGAGCCAGGAGGCGCGGGACGAATCCTGGCGCCGCCGTTTTGCGATGGAGGAGGTGTTCGCTGCGGCGAAGCCCGGCCGCGGCCATCGCGCGCTGGCCTCGCTGTACCGCGCCGGCAAGGTTCCCGCCGTCATCACCCAGAACATCGACAATCTGCACCAGGCCTCCGGCTTCGCCGGCGAGCACGTGATTGAACTCCACGGCAACACCACTTACGCGCGCTGCATCGGATGCGGGCAGGCCTACCCGCTCGATTGGGTGAGGCATCGCTTCGACGGCGATGGCCTCGCGCCCAACTGCACTGCCTGCGACGAACCGGTGAAGACCGCCACGATCTCCTTCGGCCAGATGATGCCCGACGATGAAATGCAGCGCGCGACCGCGCTGTCGCAAGCCTGCGATCTCTTCATCGCGATCGGTTCCTCGCTCGTGGTTTGGCCCGCGGCGGGCTTTCCGATGATGGCGAAGAACGCCGGTGCCCGTCTGGTGATCATCAACCGCGAGCCGACCGAACAGGACGACATTGCCGACCTCGTCATCCACGACGACATCGGCGAAGCGCTCGGGCCCTTTGTCGCCAATTGA
- a CDS encoding HU family DNA-binding protein, whose translation MAKMTKTQLIDAIAEGTQLSKNDVKSVIEYMATVGYKELNESGEFVIPGFAKMSVVNKPATEARMGVNPFTKEPMQFAAKPASKSVKASPLKVAKDAV comes from the coding sequence ATGGCGAAGATGACGAAGACCCAATTGATTGATGCAATTGCCGAGGGCACGCAGCTTTCGAAGAACGACGTGAAGTCTGTGATCGAGTACATGGCCACGGTCGGCTACAAGGAGCTCAACGAGTCCGGTGAGTTCGTCATTCCCGGCTTCGCGAAGATGTCGGTCGTGAACAAGCCGGCGACCGAAGCCCGCATGGGCGTCAATCCCTTCACCAAGGAGCCGATGCAGTTCGCGGCCAAGCCCGCCAGCAAGTCGGTGAAGGCTTCGCCGCTGAAGGTCGCCAAGGACGCCGTCTAA